A window of Actinomadura rubteroloni contains these coding sequences:
- a CDS encoding MFS transporter, whose product MASLDSPAPPGRFAAFLAPRIGGLPRVFWVLWAGTLINRLGTMVEPFLGLYLVTARGLSVGAAGAVVAVLGAGSLAGQLAGGYLADRVGRRVTLTGGTVGAGAAMLAVGYADGIPSIIAAALACGFFLDMHRPASAAVVADVIGPHDRPRAFGLLFWAVNLGFATAMVLGGVLAAHGYLLLFWIDALTCAAYGLLVWRAVPETRPERTRDDAGGGFADVLRDRVLVAYVGLSAIYVFVILQSMTTMPLAMRADGLGPGAYGAAVAANGVLIVVVQPVVNTWLARRDHSRVLVAGNALAGVGIGLTALVDSLPGYIVTVLLWTCGEIVSSAVLQAVVADLAPPHLRGRYNAAYGVAWAGGYLVAPLGGTQLLGLGAPVLWLTSGGLGLAAALGQLALAPAIRRRHFSSV is encoded by the coding sequence GTGGCCTCCCTCGACTCCCCCGCCCCTCCCGGCCGGTTCGCCGCGTTCCTCGCGCCCCGGATCGGCGGCCTCCCGCGCGTCTTCTGGGTGCTGTGGGCCGGGACCCTGATCAACCGGCTCGGCACGATGGTCGAGCCGTTCCTCGGGCTCTACCTCGTCACCGCGCGCGGCCTGTCGGTCGGCGCGGCGGGCGCGGTCGTCGCCGTGCTGGGCGCCGGGTCGCTCGCCGGGCAGCTCGCGGGCGGCTACCTCGCCGACCGCGTCGGCCGCCGCGTCACGCTGACGGGCGGGACGGTCGGCGCGGGCGCGGCGATGCTGGCCGTCGGGTACGCGGACGGCATCCCGTCGATCATCGCGGCGGCGCTGGCCTGCGGGTTCTTCCTCGACATGCACCGGCCCGCGTCGGCGGCCGTCGTCGCCGACGTCATCGGGCCGCACGACCGGCCGCGCGCGTTCGGGCTGCTGTTCTGGGCCGTCAACCTCGGCTTCGCGACCGCGATGGTCCTCGGCGGCGTGCTGGCCGCGCACGGGTACCTGCTGCTGTTCTGGATCGACGCGCTCACCTGCGCGGCGTACGGGCTGCTGGTGTGGCGGGCCGTCCCGGAGACCCGTCCGGAGCGGACCCGCGACGACGCGGGCGGCGGCTTCGCCGACGTGCTGCGCGACCGCGTCCTGGTGGCCTACGTCGGGCTCTCCGCGATCTACGTGTTCGTCATCCTCCAGAGCATGACGACGATGCCGCTGGCGATGCGGGCGGACGGTCTCGGCCCCGGCGCGTACGGAGCGGCCGTCGCGGCGAACGGCGTCCTGATCGTCGTCGTGCAGCCGGTGGTGAACACCTGGCTGGCCCGCCGTGACCACTCCCGCGTGCTGGTCGCCGGGAACGCGCTCGCCGGGGTCGGGATCGGGCTGACCGCGCTCGTCGACTCGCTGCCCGGCTACATCGTCACCGTGCTGCTGTGGACGTGCGGGGAGATCGTGTCCTCGGCCGTCCTCCAGGCCGTCGTCGCCGACCTCGCCCCGCCGCACCTGCGCGGCCGGTACAACGCCGCGTACGGCGTCGCGTGGGCGGGCGGGTACCTGGTCGCGCCGCTCGGCGGCACCCAGCTCCTCGGCCTCGGCGCGCCCGTGCTGTGGCTGACGTCCGGGGGCCTCGGCCTGGCCGCCGCGCTCGGCCAGCTCGCGCTCGCCCCGGCGATCCGCCGCCGCCACTTCTCGTCAGTTTGA
- a CDS encoding NAD+ synthase — translation MPQLRIALAQVNPTVGDLDGNARLIVEWARRAADRGAHLVLFPEMMLTGYPVEDLALRGSFVTASRRALERVARRLADEGLGELPVVTGYLDRRADATGGRLGQPAGAPLNAAAWLHRGEVAVRSAKHHLPNYGVFDEYRIFVPGDRLPVVRLHGVDVATIVCEDLWQDGGPASAAGAARAGLLLALNASPYERNKDDVRLDLCAKRAREAGCALAYVNAVGGQDELVFDGDSVVVGPDGALLARAPQFVEHLLVTDLDLPAASDGTPATSHDDSDGTTITIDRYALDAAAPAAAGPEPAEVFEPLDDPAEIYGALVTGTRDYVRKNGFRSVILGLSGGIDSALVATIAADAIGPENVHVVLLPSRYSTSHSVSDAEELVKRQGLNARTVAIADMVAAFEEQLDLHGLAAENLQARIRANVWMGLSNEHGHLVLTGGNKSELATGYSTLYGDSAGGFAPIKDLVKTSVWALARWRNTAVGSDVPFLHPFPDEPIPDEIIVKEPSAELRPGQRDVDSLPPYDELDPLLVDYVERDLGHDALIDAGHDPELVDRIIRLVDLAEYKRRQYPPGPKITAKNFGRDRRLPITNRWREPSEQ, via the coding sequence GTGCCTCAGCTCAGGATCGCTCTCGCGCAGGTGAACCCGACCGTCGGCGACCTCGACGGCAACGCCCGCCTCATCGTGGAATGGGCGCGGCGCGCCGCCGACCGCGGCGCCCACCTCGTCCTGTTCCCCGAGATGATGCTCACCGGCTACCCCGTCGAGGACCTGGCGCTGCGCGGGTCGTTCGTCACGGCGTCCCGGCGGGCGCTGGAGCGGGTCGCGCGGCGGCTCGCCGACGAGGGGCTCGGCGAGCTGCCCGTCGTCACCGGCTACCTGGACCGCCGCGCCGACGCCACCGGCGGACGCCTCGGCCAGCCCGCCGGGGCGCCGCTCAACGCCGCCGCGTGGCTGCACCGGGGCGAGGTCGCGGTGCGGTCCGCCAAGCACCACCTGCCGAACTACGGCGTGTTCGACGAGTACCGCATCTTCGTCCCGGGCGACCGGCTCCCGGTCGTGCGGCTGCACGGCGTGGACGTCGCCACGATCGTCTGCGAGGACCTCTGGCAGGACGGCGGCCCGGCGAGCGCCGCCGGGGCCGCCCGCGCGGGCCTGCTGCTGGCCCTCAACGCCTCGCCGTACGAGCGGAACAAGGACGACGTCCGGCTCGACCTGTGCGCGAAGCGGGCGCGCGAGGCGGGCTGCGCGCTCGCCTACGTCAACGCGGTCGGCGGCCAGGACGAGCTGGTCTTCGACGGCGACTCGGTCGTCGTCGGCCCCGACGGCGCGCTGCTGGCCCGCGCGCCCCAGTTCGTCGAGCACCTGCTCGTCACCGACCTGGACCTGCCCGCCGCGTCCGACGGCACGCCCGCGACGTCCCACGACGACAGCGACGGCACGACGATCACCATCGACCGGTACGCCCTGGACGCCGCCGCGCCCGCCGCCGCCGGCCCCGAGCCCGCCGAGGTCTTCGAGCCGCTGGACGACCCCGCCGAGATCTACGGCGCGCTCGTGACCGGCACCCGCGACTACGTCCGCAAGAACGGCTTCCGCTCGGTGATCCTCGGCCTGTCCGGCGGGATCGACTCGGCGCTCGTCGCGACGATCGCCGCCGACGCGATCGGGCCGGAGAACGTCCACGTCGTCCTGCTGCCGAGCCGCTACTCCACCTCGCACTCGGTGAGCGACGCCGAGGAACTGGTCAAGCGGCAGGGCCTCAACGCCCGGACGGTCGCGATCGCCGACATGGTCGCGGCGTTCGAGGAGCAACTCGACCTGCACGGCCTGGCCGCCGAGAACCTCCAGGCCCGCATCCGCGCGAACGTCTGGATGGGCCTGTCCAACGAGCACGGCCACCTCGTCCTCACCGGCGGCAATAAGAGCGAGCTGGCGACCGGCTACTCCACGCTCTACGGCGACTCGGCGGGCGGCTTCGCGCCGATCAAGGACCTCGTCAAGACCAGCGTGTGGGCGCTCGCGCGGTGGCGGAACACCGCCGTCGGGTCGGACGTGCCGTTCCTGCACCCGTTCCCCGACGAGCCGATCCCGGACGAGATCATCGTCAAGGAGCCGTCGGCGGAGCTGCGGCCCGGCCAGCGCGACGTCGACAGCCTGCCGCCCTACGACGAGCTGGACCCGCTGCTCGTGGACTACGTCGAACGCGACCTCGGCCACGACGCGCTCATCGACGCCGGGCACGACCCGGAGCTGGTCGACAGGATCATCCGGCTGGTGGACCTCGCGGAGTACAAGCGCCGCCAGTACCCGCCGGGGCCGAAGATCACGGCGAAGAACTTCGGCCGCGACCGGCGGCTCCCCATCACCAACCGGTGGCGGGAGCCGTCGGAGCAGTGA
- a CDS encoding SpoIIE family protein phosphatase gives MKSVMAPRGDAPTDDSASRTLVLGVDGERRIVQCGPNAEQVVGRRPAELIGRPAADLVDGDAKADLEALLEGITARQERTAVLSVRRGEAGTTDAVVTAQPMVAEDSAGAPSGLLFVRVALPPSERYQDPARMRRALMDDQLTRFGASLDLDQSARGLVDVVVPHYCTYAEVLVLESLVAADEVHAESGAAVLRRLAVTSDDGNELWTATFPEGEVLVFPDGTPYRDVLETARPVHLPVLDADAAREIAGRWRRAPAEELLTGVSMVLLPLVARDTLLGFIACSRIPGFRRFDAYDVEIGMEFANRAAIVVDNARRFSRERATALALQRSLLPTGLSAPSPVEVRHRYLPGSKLVEVGGDWYESIALPGARVALIVGDVAGHGVKAAVTMGRLRTALHTLANLELPPADALHVMHELMIELGEQEPHFATCLYAVYDATSGTLEIASAGHLPPLLVAPDGTNEYLTIPPAPPLGVAGGAAIESREFAVEDGSVFVIYTDGLVENRGRDIDDGLARLQSVFGVDTATRPMEEMAKAILAGVYADQHRDDIAVLISRLRRLPEDRFASWVVPSEPAAVRRARGFVRTQLDAWGLSDLVYSTELLATELITNAMRYAKDAKGPIELRLLYERSLVCEVLDGSAALPRLRHADDDEEGGRGLLVVSQLADRWGTRRTAAGKVVWCEQAVPGQDEKDDEPVPSWPGENHHRE, from the coding sequence GTGAAATCCGTCATGGCCCCGCGCGGCGATGCGCCCACCGACGACTCGGCCTCGCGGACGCTCGTGCTGGGCGTCGACGGCGAGCGCCGGATCGTCCAGTGCGGCCCGAACGCCGAGCAGGTGGTCGGGCGCAGACCGGCGGAGCTGATCGGCCGCCCGGCGGCCGACCTGGTCGACGGGGACGCCAAGGCCGATCTGGAAGCCCTGCTGGAGGGCATCACCGCGCGCCAGGAGCGCACCGCCGTCCTGTCCGTGCGGCGCGGGGAGGCGGGCACGACCGACGCGGTCGTCACCGCGCAGCCGATGGTCGCCGAGGACTCCGCCGGAGCGCCGTCGGGGCTGCTGTTCGTCCGGGTCGCGCTGCCGCCGAGCGAGCGCTACCAGGACCCGGCGCGCATGCGCCGCGCGCTGATGGACGACCAGCTCACCCGGTTCGGCGCCTCGCTCGACCTCGACCAGAGCGCACGCGGGCTCGTGGACGTCGTCGTCCCGCACTACTGCACCTACGCCGAGGTCCTGGTCCTGGAGAGCCTGGTCGCGGCCGACGAGGTCCACGCCGAGAGCGGTGCGGCGGTGCTGCGGCGCCTCGCGGTCACGTCCGACGACGGCAACGAACTGTGGACCGCGACATTCCCGGAAGGGGAGGTTCTGGTCTTTCCGGACGGGACGCCCTACCGGGACGTGCTGGAGACCGCGCGGCCCGTCCACCTGCCCGTCCTGGACGCCGACGCGGCCCGCGAGATCGCCGGACGGTGGCGCCGCGCCCCGGCCGAGGAACTGCTGACCGGCGTGTCGATGGTCCTGCTGCCGCTCGTCGCGCGGGACACCCTGCTCGGCTTCATCGCCTGCTCCCGCATCCCGGGCTTCCGCCGGTTCGACGCCTACGACGTCGAGATCGGCATGGAGTTCGCCAACCGCGCCGCGATCGTGGTCGACAACGCGCGCCGGTTCAGCCGCGAGCGCGCCACCGCGCTCGCGCTCCAGCGCAGCCTGCTGCCGACCGGGCTGTCGGCGCCGTCGCCGGTCGAGGTCCGGCACCGCTACCTGCCGGGCAGCAAGCTGGTCGAGGTCGGCGGCGACTGGTACGAGTCGATCGCGCTGCCGGGCGCGCGGGTCGCGCTGATCGTCGGGGACGTCGCGGGCCACGGCGTGAAGGCCGCCGTCACGATGGGACGGCTCCGCACGGCCCTGCACACGCTCGCGAACCTGGAACTCCCCCCGGCCGACGCGCTGCACGTCATGCATGAGCTGATGATCGAGCTGGGCGAGCAGGAGCCGCACTTCGCGACGTGCCTGTACGCGGTGTACGACGCGACGTCGGGGACGCTGGAGATCGCCTCGGCGGGCCATCTGCCGCCGCTGCTGGTCGCGCCGGACGGCACCAACGAGTACCTGACGATCCCGCCCGCGCCGCCGCTCGGCGTGGCGGGCGGCGCGGCGATCGAGAGCCGCGAGTTCGCGGTCGAGGACGGCAGCGTCTTCGTCATCTACACCGACGGCCTGGTGGAGAACCGGGGCCGCGACATCGACGACGGCCTGGCCCGGCTCCAGAGCGTCTTCGGTGTGGACACCGCGACGCGGCCGATGGAGGAGATGGCCAAGGCGATCCTCGCGGGCGTCTACGCCGACCAGCACCGCGACGACATCGCCGTGCTGATCTCGCGGCTGCGGCGCCTGCCCGAGGACCGGTTCGCGTCGTGGGTCGTCCCGTCGGAGCCGGCGGCGGTGCGCCGGGCGCGCGGGTTCGTCCGGACGCAGCTCGACGCGTGGGGCCTGTCGGACCTCGTCTACAGCACCGAGCTGCTGGCCACCGAGCTGATCACGAACGCGATGCGGTACGCCAAGGACGCCAAGGGCCCGATCGAGTTGCGGCTGCTCTACGAGCGGTCGCTCGTCTGCGAGGTGCTGGACGGGTCGGCGGCGCTGCCCCGGCTCCGGCACGCCGACGACGACGAGGAGGGCGGGCGCGGCCTGCTCGTGGTGAGCCAGCTCGCCGACCGGTGGGGCACGCGCCGGACGGCGGCGGGCAAGGTCGTGTGGTGCGAGCAGGCGGTGCCGGGGCAGGACGAGAAGGACGACGAGCCCGTCCCGTCCTGGCCCGGGGAGAACCACCACCGCGAGTAG
- the panB gene encoding 3-methyl-2-oxobutanoate hydroxymethyltransferase, with amino-acid sequence MSSAIGTGQPSALYGGTGGRRVTVRDIALAKQRGEKWPMLTAYDAQTARVFDAAGIPVLLVGDSAAMVVYGYDSTIPVTVDDLIPLTAAVVRGSQRALVVADLPFGSYQADVPTALTNAARFLKEGGAHAVKLEGGRRVAPQIEAMVAAGIPVMGHLGLTPQSVNVFGGYRVQGRGESAAELMSDAKALEAAGAFSVVLECVPEEVAREVTAALSIPTIGIGAGAGTDAQVLVWQDMAGLTPRTAKFVKKFADVDAVLGAAATEYAREVVGGTFPGPEHSYH; translated from the coding sequence ATGTCTTCTGCAATCGGCACCGGCCAGCCGTCCGCGCTCTACGGCGGGACGGGCGGACGGCGCGTCACCGTCCGCGACATCGCCCTCGCCAAGCAGCGGGGCGAGAAGTGGCCCATGCTCACCGCCTACGACGCGCAGACCGCCCGCGTGTTCGACGCGGCGGGCATCCCCGTCCTGCTCGTCGGGGACTCGGCCGCGATGGTCGTCTACGGCTACGACTCCACCATCCCGGTCACCGTGGACGACCTGATCCCGCTCACCGCCGCCGTCGTACGGGGGTCGCAGCGGGCGCTCGTCGTCGCGGACCTCCCCTTCGGCTCCTACCAGGCCGACGTCCCGACGGCGCTGACGAACGCCGCGCGGTTCCTCAAGGAGGGCGGCGCGCACGCCGTCAAGCTGGAGGGCGGCCGGCGCGTCGCCCCGCAGATCGAGGCGATGGTCGCGGCCGGGATCCCCGTGATGGGGCACCTCGGCCTGACCCCGCAGTCCGTCAACGTCTTCGGCGGCTACCGCGTCCAGGGGCGCGGCGAGTCCGCCGCCGAGCTGATGTCGGACGCCAAGGCGCTGGAGGCGGCGGGCGCGTTCTCGGTCGTCCTGGAGTGCGTGCCCGAGGAGGTCGCGCGGGAGGTCACCGCCGCGCTGTCGATCCCGACGATCGGGATCGGGGCGGGCGCGGGCACCGACGCGCAGGTCCTCGTCTGGCAGGACATGGCCGGGCTGACGCCGCGCACCGCCAAGTTCGTCAAGAAGTTCGCCGACGTGGACGCGGTGCTCGGCGCCGCCGCCACCGAGTACGCGCGCGAGGTCGTGGGCGGGACGTTCCCCGGCCCCGAGCACTCCTACCACTGA
- the npdG gene encoding NADPH-dependent F420 reductase — translation MTEQRKSPHDLPDVSGLTIGILGGTGDQGKGLARRFALAGHRVLIGSRRPERAQEAAGDLGGDLPVSGAENAVAARESDVVIIAVPWDGHRATLESVRAELAGKIVVDCVNPLGFEKGKGMYALPVEEGSAAQQAAALLPDSRVVAAFHHVSAVLLLDPEVDAMDLDVLVLGDDRDATDTVQALAGRIPGMRGIYGGKLHNAHQVEAFTANLISINRRYKAHAGLRVTDV, via the coding sequence ATGACTGAGCAGCGCAAGTCCCCCCACGACCTGCCCGACGTGAGCGGCCTGACGATCGGCATCCTCGGCGGCACCGGCGACCAGGGCAAGGGGCTCGCCCGCCGGTTCGCGCTCGCCGGGCACCGGGTGCTCATCGGGTCGCGCCGGCCCGAGCGGGCGCAGGAGGCCGCCGGCGACCTCGGCGGGGACCTGCCGGTGAGCGGGGCGGAGAACGCCGTCGCGGCCCGCGAGTCCGACGTCGTGATCATCGCGGTGCCGTGGGACGGGCACCGCGCGACGCTGGAGTCGGTGCGCGCCGAACTGGCCGGGAAGATCGTCGTGGACTGCGTGAACCCGCTCGGCTTCGAGAAGGGCAAGGGCATGTACGCGCTGCCGGTCGAGGAGGGCAGCGCCGCGCAGCAGGCCGCCGCGCTGCTGCCCGACAGCCGGGTCGTCGCGGCGTTCCACCACGTCTCGGCCGTGCTGCTGCTGGATCCCGAGGTGGACGCGATGGACCTCGACGTCCTGGTCCTCGGCGACGACCGTGACGCGACCGACACTGTTCAGGCGCTCGCGGGCCGCATTCCGGGGATGCGCGGGATCTACGGGGGCAAGCTGCACAACGCTCACCAGGTGGAGGCGTTCACCGCCAACCTCATCTCCATCAACCGCCGCTACAAGGCGCACGCCGGACTGCGCGTGACGGACGTCTGA
- the map gene encoding type I methionyl aminopeptidase has protein sequence MTTHLLRPGRVSPLRKVPAHIPRPEYVGKKTPRTGEPDVKTPETIERMRVAGRIAAQALQEVGRHVRPGVTTDELDVIGHEFLLARDAYPSTLGYRGYPKSLCTSINEVICHGIPDDTVLRDGDIVNVDITAFVDGVHGDTDATFLCGDVDEESRLLVERTHEAMMRGIRAVRPGRALNVIGRVIESYAKRFGYGVVRDFTGHGIGTTFHSGLVVPHYDDPRATKLIEPGMTFTIEPMLTLGSFDYDMWDDGWTVVTKDRRRTAQFEHTLVVTDDGHEILTLP, from the coding sequence ATGACGACGCACCTTCTCCGGCCCGGCCGTGTCTCCCCCCTCCGGAAGGTGCCCGCGCACATCCCGCGGCCGGAGTACGTCGGGAAGAAGACTCCCAGAACCGGTGAGCCGGACGTCAAGACCCCCGAGACGATCGAGCGGATGCGCGTCGCGGGCCGCATCGCGGCGCAGGCGCTCCAGGAGGTCGGTCGGCACGTCCGGCCCGGCGTCACGACCGACGAGCTGGACGTCATCGGCCACGAGTTCCTGCTCGCCCGCGACGCCTACCCGTCCACGCTGGGCTACCGGGGCTACCCCAAGTCGCTGTGCACCTCGATCAACGAGGTCATCTGCCACGGCATCCCCGACGACACCGTGCTGCGCGACGGCGACATCGTCAACGTCGACATCACGGCGTTCGTGGACGGCGTCCACGGCGACACCGACGCCACGTTCCTGTGCGGCGACGTGGACGAGGAGTCCCGGCTGCTGGTGGAGCGCACGCACGAGGCGATGATGCGCGGGATCCGGGCGGTCCGGCCGGGGCGGGCGCTGAACGTCATCGGGCGCGTCATCGAGTCCTACGCCAAGCGGTTCGGGTACGGGGTCGTCCGCGACTTCACCGGCCACGGCATCGGCACCACGTTCCACTCCGGGCTCGTCGTCCCGCACTACGACGACCCGCGCGCCACGAAGCTCATCGAGCCGGGCATGACGTTCACGATCGAGCCGATGCTGACGCTCGGCTCGTTCGACTACGACATGTGGGACGACGGCTGGACGGTCGTCACCAAGGACCGCCGCCGCACCGCGCAGTTCGAGCACACCCTGGTCGTGACCGACGACGGACACGAGATCCTCACGCTGCCCTGA
- a CDS encoding ComEA family DNA-binding protein, which produces MNVPEPYEPRVPSDSMSEGRAALSVTWAALPFLSLGFLTPFTFGAALLWRRTAHLLVSTAVYGTVFALMVLTGTLLGPFTFLLSIVGCAHAFLIRRQVFDPDGLAGVGNDVVVERVRRQRVLRDKARELAASDPRLARELRIGRPDLPRQYKDGGLIDVNHAPAEVLTLLPGVTAELAERIARVRAETGGFMSAEEMAAVVALPPAITEDVAEYGLFLR; this is translated from the coding sequence GTGAACGTTCCGGAGCCCTACGAGCCGCGCGTCCCGTCCGACAGCATGTCCGAGGGACGGGCGGCGCTCAGCGTCACCTGGGCGGCGCTGCCGTTCCTGTCGCTCGGCTTCCTGACGCCGTTCACGTTCGGGGCGGCGCTGCTGTGGCGGCGCACCGCGCACCTGCTGGTGTCCACGGCGGTGTACGGGACGGTGTTCGCGCTGATGGTCCTGACGGGGACGCTGCTCGGCCCGTTCACGTTCCTGCTGTCGATCGTGGGCTGCGCGCACGCGTTCCTGATCCGCCGCCAGGTGTTCGACCCCGACGGGCTCGCCGGGGTCGGCAACGACGTGGTCGTGGAGCGCGTGCGGCGGCAGCGGGTCCTGCGCGACAAGGCGCGGGAGCTGGCGGCGTCCGACCCCCGGCTGGCGCGCGAGCTGCGCATCGGCCGGCCGGACCTGCCCCGGCAGTACAAGGACGGCGGGCTCATCGACGTCAACCACGCCCCGGCCGAGGTGCTGACGCTGCTGCCGGGCGTGACCGCCGAGCTGGCCGAGCGGATCGCCCGGGTCCGGGCCGAGACGGGCGGGTTCATGTCGGCGGAGGAGATGGCGGCCGTGGTCGCGCTGCCGCCCGCGATCACCGAGGACGTCGCCGAGTACGGCCTGTTCCTGCGGTGA
- a CDS encoding DNA polymerase ligase N-terminal domain-containing protein: MTKKAGDDRLAEYRRRRDAGRTPEPVPGEAPLPHGDDDTFVIQEHHARSLHWDLRLERGGVLVSWAVPKGVPSDPGENRLAVHTEDHPLEYAAFEGEIPAGEYGAGKSLLWDRGTYETEKWTDREVKVVFHGTRVQGRYVLFRTRGDNWMIHRMDPPTDPDAEPPPEGLLPMLAQERKRLPKDEDAWAYEFAWGGRRLLARISGGRTRCTDARGRPAEAPPGVGSALGGALGVRTALLDGEVARVAGAELYLIFDLLHLDGRPLLDVPYRERRARLDDLALDGARHRTAPRFPGADDPGAAVLDAARREGLAAIVAKRLDSPYRPGKASADWRLLPAGQ, from the coding sequence GTGACGAAGAAGGCAGGCGACGACCGGCTCGCGGAGTACCGGCGCCGCCGGGACGCGGGCCGCACGCCCGAACCCGTCCCGGGCGAGGCGCCGCTCCCCCACGGCGACGACGACACGTTCGTGATCCAGGAGCACCACGCGCGCAGCCTGCACTGGGACCTGCGGCTGGAGCGCGGCGGGGTGCTCGTGTCGTGGGCGGTGCCGAAGGGCGTGCCGTCCGATCCCGGGGAGAACCGGCTGGCCGTCCACACCGAGGACCATCCGCTGGAGTACGCGGCGTTCGAGGGCGAGATCCCGGCGGGCGAGTACGGCGCGGGCAAGTCCCTGCTGTGGGATCGCGGGACGTACGAGACCGAGAAGTGGACCGACCGCGAGGTGAAGGTCGTCTTCCACGGCACGCGCGTCCAGGGCCGCTACGTGCTGTTCCGGACGCGCGGCGACAACTGGATGATCCACCGGATGGACCCGCCCACCGACCCCGACGCCGAGCCGCCGCCCGAGGGCCTGCTCCCGATGCTCGCGCAGGAGCGCAAACGGCTGCCGAAGGACGAGGACGCCTGGGCGTACGAGTTCGCCTGGGGCGGGCGGCGGCTGCTCGCCCGGATCAGCGGCGGACGGACACGCTGCACCGACGCGCGGGGCCGTCCGGCCGAGGCCCCGCCGGGGGTCGGGTCGGCGCTCGGCGGGGCGCTCGGCGTCCGGACGGCCCTGCTGGACGGCGAGGTCGCCCGCGTCGCCGGCGCCGAGCTGTACCTGATCTTCGACCTGCTGCACCTGGACGGCCGCCCGCTCCTGGACGTCCCGTACCGCGAGCGCCGGGCGCGGCTGGACGATCTCGCCCTCGACGGCGCCCGGCACCGGACCGCGCCCCGGTTCCCCGGGGCGGACGACCCGGGCGCGGCGGTGCTGGACGCCGCGCGCCGGGAAGGGCTCGCCGCGATCGTGGCGAAACGGCTGGATTCCCCTTACCGTCCGGGGAAGGCGTCCGCCGACTGGCGGCTGCTGCCCGCCGGTCAGTAG
- a CDS encoding NAD(P)-dependent oxidoreductase — protein MKILLIGSTGMIGSRIAAEARSRGHEVTGATRRGTDGVVLDIADESRVADLAKDKDAVVVAVTPPRDGTPPAPYLLAVGRALLGGVRAAGAGRLVVVGGAGSLEVAPGLRLVDTPDFPDVYKSEALAHAELLDLIRADAADVDWTYVSPAAEIEPGERTGHYRRGGDELIVDADGNSRISAEDFALALVDELETVQSHRGRITFAY, from the coding sequence ATGAAAATCCTGCTGATCGGGTCCACCGGAATGATCGGGTCGCGCATCGCCGCCGAGGCGCGGAGCCGGGGCCACGAGGTCACGGGCGCGACACGGCGCGGCACCGACGGCGTGGTCCTCGACATCGCCGACGAGTCCCGCGTCGCCGACCTGGCCAAGGACAAGGACGCCGTCGTCGTCGCGGTCACCCCGCCCCGCGACGGGACGCCGCCCGCCCCGTACCTGCTCGCCGTGGGCCGCGCGCTGCTCGGCGGCGTGCGCGCGGCGGGCGCCGGACGGCTCGTCGTCGTCGGCGGCGCGGGCAGCCTGGAGGTCGCGCCGGGCCTGCGCCTCGTGGACACCCCCGACTTCCCGGACGTCTACAAGTCCGAAGCCCTCGCCCATGCCGAACTCCTCGACCTCATCCGCGCCGACGCCGCCGACGTGGACTGGACCTACGTCTCGCCCGCCGCCGAGATCGAGCCCGGCGAGCGCACCGGCCACTACCGGCGCGGCGGCGACGAGCTGATCGTGGACGCCGACGGGAACAGCCGCATCAGCGCCGAGGACTTCGCGCTCGCGCTCGTGGACGAACTGGAGACCGTCCAGTCCCACCGGGGGCGCATCACGTTCGCCTACTGA
- a CDS encoding winged helix-turn-helix transcriptional regulator, whose product MDVNGLMGDAFDPDCPTRLVLDRIGDKWSVLVVLLLNDGPLRFTALRDRVGGVTPKVLTQTLRVLERDGLVAREVFAEIPPRVEYALTPLGRSLQAPIRAVADWAEANVGAVLAARRRHDDAAGNPGVASPV is encoded by the coding sequence ATGGACGTCAACGGACTGATGGGCGACGCCTTCGACCCCGACTGCCCGACCCGGTTGGTCCTGGACCGCATCGGGGACAAGTGGTCGGTCCTCGTCGTCCTCCTGCTGAACGACGGGCCGCTGCGCTTCACCGCGCTGCGCGACCGTGTCGGCGGCGTGACCCCGAAGGTCCTCACCCAGACGCTGCGGGTGCTGGAGCGCGACGGGCTCGTCGCCCGGGAGGTCTTCGCCGAGATCCCGCCGCGCGTCGAGTACGCCCTGACGCCGCTCGGCCGCTCGCTCCAGGCGCCGATCCGGGCCGTCGCCGACTGGGCCGAGGCCAACGTCGGCGCGGTGCTCGCCGCCCGCCGCCGGCACGACGACGCGGCCGGGAACCCGGGGGTCGCATCCCCCGTCTGA